A genomic window from Salvia splendens isolate huo1 chromosome 11, SspV2, whole genome shotgun sequence includes:
- the LOC121754449 gene encoding protein PHOX1-like: MGKPTTARRRYQIGSKSDAKGGKRDEDTAIFIYMSKELKQEGKRLYQKHDHEGAMLKYVKALKLLPPNHIDVASLRTNMAACYMQVGIGEYPRAVNECNMALQVAPKYSKALLKRARCYEALNRLDLALTDVSIVLSMEPNNTTALEVAENVRMGIEKGGLPTGDKEVILPHENVHPPVPPPLPVPGKMAKEKGKRKKNTKLKNVSEVVEKKTEHRVVVEEKMVMKTVKLVHGEDIRGAQLPPNCGARLLRDIVVDRFPSLNGVLIKYKDQEGDLVTITTTDELKVAEGLAHRQGFLRLYIAEVSPDKEPIYEGTGIEEALSKGHQKPLVVTKNIHVDDKGTCIEDWIVQFASLFKSHVGFDCDSYMDIHQMGMKLYSEALEDTVTSVEAQELFDIAAVKFRELTALALFNWGNVHLSKARKRMVSAEHSLSEAAESSVNRVKDAYDWAKKQYTKAGMKYEEALKVKPDFYEGYLALGLQQFEQAKLSWYYVLGSKSDLELDSCSHILELYNKAEDSMEKGMQIWEEMEEQRLNGISKYETDKALFQKFGLGGLFKDISVDEASEQAKNMSSQINLLWGTMLYERSVVEYKLSLHTWEECLEVAVEKFELAGASETDITVMIKNHCSNETALEGFKVDDLVQAWNEIDSDRWRSNVTSSHMEPLFRRRSSNLHSAMENFE, encoded by the exons ATGGGAAAGCCTACCACCGCTAGGAGGAGATACCAAATAGGGTCGAAATCCGACGCGAAGGGCGGCAAACGCGATGAAGACACCGCCATTTTCATCTACATGTCTAAGGAATTGAAGCAAGAAGGGAAGCGGTTGTACCAGAAACACGACCATGAGGGCGCCATGTTGAAGTATGTGAAGGCCCTCAAATTGCTTCCACCCAATCACATCGATGTTGCATCGCTGCGGACTAACATGGCAGCTTGCTACATGCAAGTGGGGATCGGTGAGTACCCGAGAGCTGTAAACGAGTGCAATATGGCGCTTCAAGTAGCTCCCAAGTATAGCAAGGCTCTGCTTAAGAGGGCGAGGTGCTATGAGGCTTTGAATAGGCTTGACTTGGCTCTAACAGATGTGAGTATTGTGTTGAGTATGGAGCCTAATAACACCACTGCGTTGGAGGTTGCGGAGAATGTGAGAATGGGGATTGAGAAAGGCGGCCTTCCGACTGGAGATAAGGAGGTTATTTTGCCCCATGAGAATGTTCATCCGCCTGTACCCCCACCCCTGCCTGTGCCTGGGAAGATGGCCAAAGAGAAGGggaaaaggaagaaaaatacCAAGCTGAAGAATGTCAGTGAAGTTGTGGAAAAGAAGACAGAGCATAGGGTGGTTGTAGAGGAGAAAATGGTTATGAAGACGGTGAAATTGGTTCATGGTGAGGATATACGAGGGGCGCAGTTACCTCCCAATTGCGGGGCTCGTCTGTTGAGGGATATAGTTGTTGACAGGTTCCCAAGTTTGAATGGTGTGCTGATCAAGTATAAGGATCAAGAAGGTGACTTGGTTACCATCACTACCACGGATGAGCTGAAGGTAGCTGAAGGACTGGCTCATCGTCAAGGATTTTTAAGACTGTATATTGCTGAAGTTAGTCCCGACAAAGAACCTATTTATGAAGGAACGGGCATTGAAGAAGCATTAAGCAAAGGCCATCAGAAACCATTGGTGGTAACAAAGAACATTCATGTAGATGACAAAGGGACTTGTATTGAGGATTGGATCGTCCAGTTTGCAAGTCTGTTCAAGAGTCACGTCGGGTTCGACTGTGATTCTTACATGGATATTCATCAAATGGGAATGAAATTATATTCAGAAGCACTGGAAGATACTGTTACAAGTGTAGAAGCCCAAGAGTTATTTGACATAGCTGCAGTCAAGTTCCGGGAGTTAACTGCTTTAGCCTTGTTTAACTGGGGAAACGTTCACTTGTCTAAAGCAAGGAAAAGGATGGTTTCTGCTGAACATAGTTTATCTGAAGCCGCTGAATCTTCGGTGAATCGAGTTAAAGATGCTTATGATTGGGCAAAAAAACAATACACAAAGGCGGGCATGAAGTATGAGGAAGCTCTTAAAGTCAAGCCAGACTTTTATGAAGGGTATCTTGCTCTTGGCCTGCAGCAATTTGAACAAGCAAAGCTTTCTTGGTATTATGTACTTGGGAGCAAGTCTGACTTGGAGTTAGACTCGTGTTCACATATATTGGAACTATATAACAAGGCTGAAGATAGCATGGAGAAAGGGATGCAAATCTGGGAAGAGATGGAAGAACAACGCCTTAATGGAATCTCGAAATATGAAACAGATAAAGCTTTGTTTCAAAAATTTGGCTTGGGTGGTTTATTTAAAGATATCTCGGTTGATGAAGCTTCTGAGCAAGCAAAAAATATGAGTTCCCAGATCAATCTCTTATGGGGCACAATGTTGTATGAGCGTTCAGTTGTGGAATATAAGTTGAGTCTCCACACTTGGGAAGAATGCCTTGAGGTTGCAGTTGAAAAGTTTGAACTCGCTGGAGCATCAGAAACAGATATTACTGTAATGATAAAAAATCATTGTTCGAACGAAACTGCTTTAGAAG GATTCAAGGTCGATGATCTAGTACAGGCATGGAATGAGATTGATTCCGATAGGTGGCGATCTAATGTGACATCTTCCCACATGGAACCACTTTTCAGAAGACGCTCTTCCAACCTTCATTCAGCTATGGAGAATTTTGAGTGA